In a single window of the Bacteroidota bacterium genome:
- a CDS encoding Gfo/Idh/MocA family oxidoreductase → MLRCAVLGVGYIGRRHCEILLQHPQTTLAAVADPDSDRLKGLKDQGVPIYGSLTELLRQSDAEVIHICTPNYLHTLQALEALEAGRHVVIEKPMGLESRACEAVVQKATALQRKVFVVMQNRFTPTAVWLKELLDSRALGRLYMVQVNCFWNRDDRYYHTGGWRGRRELDGGVLYTQFSHFIDILYWLLGPLYIDHRMLKNLAHQHNTDMADSGHVLFSLPGQPTLGSLHFSTAVYQANLESSITLIGEKGTVRIAGQYMNDLVYCEIEGVEAPSLPTGEPPNQYGAYQGSAANHHYIIQNVVDTLLHGRQPSISGEDGAAVVRLIEEMYRSSGPIHS, encoded by the coding sequence ATGCTACGGTGTGCCGTACTGGGCGTGGGCTACATAGGCAGGCGCCATTGCGAGATCCTGCTACAGCACCCACAAACTACACTGGCCGCAGTTGCGGATCCCGATTCGGATCGACTGAAGGGCCTGAAGGATCAGGGTGTGCCCATCTATGGCTCGCTCACGGAGCTACTCCGGCAGTCGGACGCTGAGGTAATACACATCTGCACACCAAACTATCTGCACACCCTGCAGGCACTCGAAGCACTCGAAGCAGGCCGACACGTAGTAATAGAGAAACCCATGGGGCTGGAAAGCCGTGCCTGCGAAGCGGTGGTGCAGAAAGCTACAGCCCTGCAGCGAAAAGTGTTTGTCGTGATGCAAAACCGCTTTACCCCCACCGCTGTATGGCTAAAGGAGCTGCTAGACAGTAGGGCACTGGGCAGGCTCTATATGGTGCAAGTAAACTGCTTCTGGAACCGAGACGACCGCTATTACCACACCGGCGGATGGCGGGGAAGACGCGAGCTGGATGGGGGGGTGCTGTACACCCAGTTTAGCCACTTTATCGATATACTGTACTGGCTACTCGGCCCCCTGTACATAGACCATCGCATGCTGAAGAACCTGGCGCACCAGCACAATACAGATATGGCAGATAGCGGCCACGTGCTATTCTCGCTGCCCGGGCAGCCCACCCTGGGTAGCCTACACTTTAGTACGGCCGTCTATCAGGCGAATCTGGAGAGCAGTATCACCCTGATTGGCGAAAAGGGCACCGTGCGCATAGCTGGCCAGTATATGAACGATCTGGTGTACTGTGAGATAGAGGGGGTAGAAGCGCCTAGCCTGCCCACCGGAGAACCACCCAATCAGTACGGAGCCTATCAGGGCAGTGCAGCTAATCATCACTACATAATCCAAAATGTGGTGGATACCCTGCTGCATGGTAGGCAGCCCAGCATAAGTGGAGAAGATGGCGCTGCGGTAGTTCGCCTGATTGAAGAAATGTATCGATCTAGCGGCCCGATCCATTCGTAA
- the lepB gene encoding signal peptidase I: MGDKKARVWHILWPFGRKDRKKKGIFREWADALVFAAIAAFFIRTFLLEAFFIPTASMERSLLVGDLLFVSKVHYGARLPMTPFALPFVHNSIPFTGIKSYIPGFQLPYARLWGVQDIERGEPVVFNFPAHDIQPLDQRLGTVDIPTLKENYIKRCVGIPGDVLHIKNAQLYVNGRPALNPPDMQHRYIIYAKPNQSLKNCEAEFLELGFRRPVAHANRALIQEEGGQNANLYLVGADAGNPYSDTFVVDSLNRALWVTSMPDHLVEQVKALNCVADVKKAPFNVHEHYGVKNPPQFVLDNEAYTLDALRQQHLVHYPKNYRDGNFVTHPELIPFKDWNLDNMGPFRVPKKGMSLRITPQNLPLYSRVIEVYEDAGTTRIAGNQVYLDDKPLNEYTFEMDYYWMMGDNRHNSEDSRYWGFVPEDHIVGKPLFVLISIEGGVRWSRIFMGID; the protein is encoded by the coding sequence ATGGGCGATAAAAAAGCACGGGTCTGGCATATCCTCTGGCCTTTTGGCCGCAAAGACCGAAAGAAAAAAGGTATTTTTCGGGAGTGGGCAGATGCGCTGGTTTTCGCCGCCATCGCCGCCTTTTTCATCCGTACATTCCTGCTGGAGGCATTCTTCATTCCCACCGCCTCCATGGAGCGCAGTCTGCTAGTAGGCGACCTCCTGTTTGTAAGCAAGGTACACTATGGGGCACGCCTCCCCATGACGCCCTTCGCCCTGCCTTTCGTGCACAACAGCATCCCCTTTACGGGTATAAAAAGCTACATACCTGGCTTTCAGTTGCCCTATGCACGCCTATGGGGCGTACAGGATATAGAACGGGGAGAGCCGGTGGTATTCAACTTTCCGGCACATGACATACAGCCCCTGGACCAGCGCCTGGGTACAGTAGACATACCCACCCTGAAGGAAAACTACATCAAGCGCTGCGTAGGCATACCGGGAGATGTGCTCCACATAAAGAATGCCCAGCTATACGTAAACGGACGGCCCGCGCTGAACCCGCCAGATATGCAGCATCGCTACATCATCTATGCGAAGCCGAACCAAAGCCTGAAGAACTGTGAAGCCGAATTTTTGGAGCTAGGCTTCCGGAGGCCTGTGGCCCATGCCAATCGTGCCCTGATACAGGAGGAAGGCGGGCAAAATGCGAATCTGTATCTGGTTGGTGCCGATGCCGGGAACCCCTACTCGGACACATTTGTGGTAGACAGCCTCAATCGGGCCCTATGGGTTACCTCCATGCCCGACCATCTGGTGGAACAGGTAAAAGCCCTAAACTGTGTGGCCGATGTAAAGAAAGCACCCTTCAATGTACACGAACATTATGGGGTGAAAAACCCGCCGCAGTTTGTGCTGGACAATGAGGCCTACACACTGGATGCACTACGCCAGCAGCATTTGGTGCACTACCCCAAAAACTACCGAGATGGAAATTTCGTCACACACCCCGAGCTGATTCCCTTCAAAGACTGGAACCTGGACAACATGGGGCCATTCCGGGTACCCAAGAAGGGCATGAGCCTGCGCATCACGCCCCAGAATCTGCCCCTGTATAGCCGAGTTATTGAAGTGTATGAAGATGCCGGCACTACACGCATAGCAGGCAACCAGGTGTACCTGGACGATAAGCCCCTGAACGAGTATACCTTCGAGATGGACTACTACTGGATGATGGGAGACAACCGCCACAATAGCGAAGACAGCCGCTACTGGGGCTTTGTGCCCGAGGACCACATCGTAGGCAAACCCCTCTTCGTATTGATCTCCATAGAAGGGGGCGTGCGCTGGAGCCGAATATTTATGGGGATAGACTAA
- a CDS encoding M4 family metallopeptidase → MFCLSGSALASLPVQPDSIQQRAEAYALALQQRLALSEPPRFFAHRASPGGEHFSFQQVHRGIPILDAWIKLNLNKAGREVSIGGQWHAALAEAEAEPDWSLGFVLTAKALDAYGGKLYREGPVWRYQEGQLVPAWEVITYEEAAEGGSHASYWDVQSQTLLEERDRGLDKLDTTATAWVYLPNPMTRARLAYGAYPEYRDNLDATNDSLNKQRSLVTLKGLAYENGLFRLKGPYVEIADLGGPLSAPVTSTINSFLYNRSQQGFEQVNAYYHVDTLQRWVQQLGFTNLFNAPLRIDPQGQGGDNSTFFPVGLDSYISFGTGGVDDAEDADVIIHEYTHALSEMADPTGVSANNVDRGLEEGIADYLCASYSRSLSNFGWQSVFDWDGHNPFWDGRTVATTQTYPTAIGKSPVNFYDIGEVWASALMKVWTTHGREKTDALVLQTLYLNTNSLTIEQAVENLLDADEMLFDGELNQSIRAALCSYQVTTGTLCAGVSRSKLSTADIDLRAFPSPFTDELSLEGEGSYIVFNSMGNPVSSGSVHSSRLRLATQSWAPGLYSVQLKNDRGQAKTIKMIKH, encoded by the coding sequence GTGTTTTGTCTCTCCGGCTCGGCCTTGGCCAGCCTGCCCGTGCAGCCGGATAGCATACAGCAGCGTGCCGAAGCCTATGCCCTGGCACTACAGCAGCGGCTGGCACTGAGCGAGCCGCCCCGTTTTTTTGCCCATCGGGCCAGCCCGGGGGGCGAGCACTTCAGCTTTCAGCAGGTGCATCGGGGCATACCCATCCTGGATGCCTGGATCAAGCTGAACCTGAACAAGGCCGGAAGGGAGGTCTCGATCGGTGGGCAGTGGCACGCCGCCCTAGCCGAGGCAGAGGCCGAGCCAGACTGGAGCCTGGGCTTTGTGCTGACGGCCAAGGCACTGGATGCGTATGGGGGCAAACTGTATCGCGAAGGCCCTGTATGGCGCTACCAGGAGGGGCAACTGGTACCGGCCTGGGAGGTAATCACCTACGAGGAAGCCGCAGAGGGGGGCAGCCACGCCTCCTACTGGGACGTACAAAGCCAGACCCTGCTGGAGGAGCGAGACCGAGGCCTGGACAAGCTGGATACCACCGCCACCGCTTGGGTATATCTGCCCAACCCCATGACGCGTGCAAGACTGGCCTATGGTGCCTACCCCGAGTATCGGGACAACCTGGATGCCACCAATGACTCGCTAAACAAGCAGCGCAGCCTGGTTACCCTCAAAGGCTTAGCCTACGAAAACGGCCTTTTCAGGCTAAAGGGGCCCTATGTGGAGATTGCCGACCTGGGCGGCCCCCTTTCGGCACCAGTAACCAGCACGATAAACAGCTTTCTGTACAACCGCAGCCAACAGGGCTTTGAGCAGGTAAATGCGTACTACCACGTAGATACCCTGCAGCGCTGGGTGCAGCAGCTGGGTTTTACCAATCTGTTTAATGCCCCCCTGCGCATAGACCCCCAGGGGCAAGGGGGAGACAACAGCACCTTCTTTCCGGTTGGCCTCGACAGCTACATATCCTTCGGCACCGGAGGGGTGGATGATGCCGAGGATGCCGACGTGATCATTCACGAATACACCCACGCGCTCAGCGAAATGGCAGACCCCACGGGCGTATCAGCCAATAATGTAGACCGGGGGCTCGAAGAGGGCATAGCCGACTACCTATGCGCCAGCTATAGCCGCAGCTTGTCAAACTTTGGTTGGCAATCGGTTTTTGACTGGGATGGCCACAACCCCTTTTGGGATGGCCGAACGGTAGCCACTACACAGACCTACCCGACCGCTATAGGCAAGAGCCCCGTAAATTTCTACGACATAGGCGAGGTTTGGGCCTCGGCCCTCATGAAGGTATGGACCACCCATGGACGTGAAAAGACCGATGCCCTGGTACTCCAGACCCTGTACCTGAACACGAATAGCCTGACCATAGAGCAGGCAGTGGAAAATCTGCTGGATGCGGACGAGATGCTATTCGACGGGGAGTTGAACCAGAGCATTCGGGCTGCCCTATGTTCATATCAGGTTACAACCGGAACGCTGTGCGCAGGCGTAAGCCGCAGCAAGCTATCCACCGCCGACATTGATCTGCGTGCCTTCCCATCACCATTTACAGACGAGCTAAGTCTGGAAGGCGAGGGTAGCTATATTGTTTTCAATAGCATGGGCAACCCTGTATCCAGCGGCAGCGTACACAGTAGCAGGCTACGCTTAGCTACGCAAAGCTGGGCACCGGGCCTATATAGCGTACAGCTAAAAAATGACCGGGGGCAGGCAAAGACAATAAAAATGATCAAGCATTGA